From the genome of Methanobrevibacter smithii ATCC 35061, one region includes:
- a CDS encoding DUF4013 domain-containing protein, whose amino-acid sequence MDLGENIKKSFAYPLCDYNKFAMIGVLSVFSVLYSVCSSFAGNNPGVIVISVLISSIFFVYLMGFSVSVIECGINLEEKIPDFKVGRDISNFFKYLALSIVYGIVPGIIIFITILGSGILKIFTDISPYIQYGNTDIPPDLLSSFMFAFLIILLVTVVVTVIQSIFTNLGVARMAANNSFSDGLDFFEVFNDIGKIGWFKTVGWFIVLCVLNMVFFMISMGIMMIPYVGVILAAFFMMTFMKLFNSYSVGLLYSDAYKISKTQEDIKEIPKAENISEESDVLDEYEEISKDKKEDTIDSMYGEKDE is encoded by the coding sequence ATGGATTTGGGAGAAAATATTAAAAAATCATTTGCATATCCTTTATGTGACTATAACAAGTTTGCAATGATTGGAGTTTTGAGTGTTTTTTCTGTTTTGTATTCAGTTTGTTCTTCATTTGCAGGGAATAATCCTGGCGTAATTGTTATATCTGTTTTGATTAGCTCTATATTTTTCGTATATCTTATGGGATTTTCTGTTTCTGTAATTGAATGTGGGATAAATCTTGAAGAAAAGATTCCTGATTTTAAAGTAGGCAGGGATATTTCAAACTTTTTTAAATATCTTGCTTTAAGTATTGTTTATGGGATTGTTCCTGGAATTATTATTTTTATTACAATTCTTGGAAGCGGGATATTAAAAATATTTACTGATATCTCTCCTTATATTCAATATGGAAATACAGATATTCCTCCAGATTTGCTTTCCAGCTTCATGTTTGCTTTTTTGATTATTCTTTTAGTAACAGTTGTTGTAACAGTTATTCAGTCAATTTTTACTAATTTGGGAGTTGCAAGAATGGCAGCTAATAACAGTTTTTCTGACGGATTGGACTTCTTTGAAGTTTTTAATGATATCGGAAAAATCGGCTGGTTTAAAACTGTTGGATGGTTTATTGTATTATGTGTTTTAAATATGGTATTTTTCATGATTTCAATGGGAATTATGATGATTCCATATGTTGGAGTTATTCTAGCTGCATTTTTCATGATGACATTTATGAAATTATTTAATTCATATTCAGTAGGATTATTATATTCTGATGCTTATAAAATCAGTAAAACTCAGGAAGATATTAAAGAAATTCCGAAAGCTGAAAACATCAGTGAGGAAAGTGATGTTTTAGATGAATATGAAGAAATCAGCAAAGATAAAAAGGAAGATACAATAGACAGTATGTATGGTGAAAAAGATGAGTAA
- a CDS encoding flavodoxin family protein, with the protein MSKKVVILHGSPRVSGNSDILAKEFKKGSEDAGNEVKKISFPMRFINYCKGCLGCVSSGECVIHDDMSGILEDMVDADVIVFASPIYFNTISGQMKTMIDRLTPKARQLNDKDYYFLFSAASDNQKSLEPAVCELRGFLNCIGVESEKGIVFGLNAESEGEINHNENALNQAFEFGKNS; encoded by the coding sequence ATGAGTAAGAAAGTAGTTATATTGCACGGCAGTCCACGTGTAAGTGGAAATAGTGATATATTAGCTAAAGAATTTAAAAAAGGATCAGAAGATGCAGGAAATGAAGTTAAAAAAATTTCATTTCCAATGAGATTTATTAATTATTGTAAAGGCTGTTTAGGCTGTGTATCTTCTGGAGAATGTGTTATTCATGATGATATGTCAGGGATTTTGGAAGATATGGTAGATGCAGATGTTATTGTATTTGCAAGTCCTATTTATTTTAATACAATTAGCGGACAAATGAAAACAATGATTGACAGATTAACTCCAAAAGCCAGGCAGTTAAATGATAAGGATTATTATTTCTTATTTTCCGCAGCTAGTGATAATCAAAAATCATTGGAACCTGCAGTTTGTGAATTGAGAGGATTTTTAAATTGCATTGGTGTTGAATCTGAAAAAGGCATTGTTTTTGGTTTGAATGCTGAAAGTGAAGGTGAAATTAACCATAATGAAAATGCTTTAAATCAGGCTTTTGAATTTGGAAAAAACAGTTAA
- a CDS encoding cyclophilin-like fold protein, which produces MKFKITINDNEYHADMVDCDLVNQIADMCPFEVTFKQHRNQEYFTKLPSQANDDGCPLTTTILKNKLYYYQQWNAFVIVYEDTNVSPYELTYVGEFDEDVSEYLQEAGRNIFVEMDAE; this is translated from the coding sequence ATGAAATTTAAAATAACCATTAATGATAATGAGTATCATGCAGATATGGTGGACTGTGATTTAGTAAATCAGATAGCTGATATGTGCCCTTTTGAAGTTACTTTCAAACAGCATCGCAATCAGGAGTACTTCACTAAATTGCCAAGTCAGGCTAATGATGATGGCTGTCCATTAACTACAACTATTTTAAAGAATAAATTATACTATTATCAGCAATGGAATGCATTTGTCATCGTTTATGAAGATACAAATGTCAGTCCTTACGAATTAACCTATGTTGGTGAATTTGATGAGGATGTTAGTGAATATCTTCAGGAAGCAGGAAGAAACATTTTTGTTGAAATGGATGCAGAATAA
- a CDS encoding NfeD family protein has product MEITINLKTVSTIVAIVAVIIGIIEGLNVFSLSGLVPDFVFYGSLAIIIAILGLLGVYISKMDIRIAAIQYIILGLGLFIAIGYYGVIGCVIFIVAGVLAIAEYVQTKEEVTPDKKLFLIPVLTIVIIVLFLLASAGLGVLDSMAASDSVSFSGLSVAISNDYGVTSGDLTGTLNVDKDFDYLEVKVRFYNSNNLTLYESYAYTGSNVHPGKYSVDAFYYGNEMPTKAVIEVYNEVNGDPIHTQNVNIN; this is encoded by the coding sequence ATGGAGATTACTATAAATTTAAAAACAGTTTCTACAATTGTAGCTATTGTAGCTGTAATTATTGGCATAATTGAAGGGTTAAATGTTTTTAGTTTATCTGGTCTGGTTCCGGATTTTGTATTTTACGGATCTTTAGCAATAATTATAGCTATTTTAGGTCTTTTGGGAGTTTATATTTCTAAAATGGATATTAGAATAGCTGCAATTCAATATATAATTCTTGGTCTTGGTCTTTTTATAGCTATTGGCTATTATGGCGTGATTGGTTGTGTCATATTTATTGTTGCTGGTGTTTTAGCTATTGCTGAATATGTACAAACTAAAGAGGAAGTTACACCAGACAAAAAGCTTTTTTTAATTCCTGTTTTAACTATTGTCATAATTGTTTTGTTTTTGCTTGCCAGTGCAGGGTTAGGTGTTTTAGATAGTATGGCTGCTTCAGATTCTGTATCTTTCAGTGGTTTGAGTGTTGCTATATCTAATGATTATGGTGTTACCTCCGGTGATTTGACAGGAACATTAAATGTTGATAAGGATTTTGATTACTTGGAAGTTAAAGTTCGTTTTTATAATTCCAATAATTTAACATTATATGAATCATATGCATATACCGGAAGTAATGTTCATCCTGGAAAATATTCAGTTGATGCATTTTATTATGGAAATGAAATGCCTACAAAAGCAGTAATTGAAGTATATAATGAGGTTAATGGTGACCCGATTCATACCCAAAATGTAAATATTAATTAA
- a CDS encoding DUF4013 domain-containing protein, with protein MILDIYNDSIKYSIKNSKSLLYFGLTLFSTFIIWMAYILILIHYQDANLNLKFASLIVPSLLTLIPIFLFLGYEYRILEISTHGMINGTDKVPEFNNLKEMLINGVKIFLVKFVYFAVPIIILAVTTTPFLDNISGGIIQTAGATISLILAIILYFVSFISLSNMAAHDNFKKAFDFKEIKEVIMTIGPARYVLFYIGLLIIECVIAFVLFAITMIAMMIIGTSGINTLTSPEPLWWAMFFLTNLIFSLIIALAELFKTRGIGLIYEPVEE; from the coding sequence ATGATACTTGACATATACAATGACAGCATTAAATACTCAATTAAAAACTCAAAATCATTACTTTACTTTGGACTAACATTATTTTCAACTTTTATCATATGGATGGCATATATTTTAATATTAATCCATTATCAGGATGCTAATTTAAATTTAAAATTCGCCAGTTTAATTGTACCTTCATTACTAACATTAATACCAATATTTTTATTTTTAGGATATGAATACAGAATACTGGAAATCTCAACACATGGAATGATTAACGGAACAGATAAAGTGCCTGAATTTAATAACCTGAAAGAAATGCTAATAAACGGAGTAAAAATATTTCTTGTTAAATTCGTATACTTTGCAGTCCCCATAATAATACTGGCTGTTACCACTACCCCATTTTTAGACAACATCTCCGGAGGAATAATCCAAACTGCCGGAGCAACAATATCCCTGATATTGGCAATCATATTATATTTTGTAAGTTTCATAAGCCTATCAAATATGGCTGCTCATGACAACTTCAAAAAAGCATTTGACTTTAAAGAAATAAAAGAAGTAATCATGACAATAGGCCCTGCAAGATATGTTTTATTCTATATCGGACTGCTGATAATAGAATGTGTAATTGCATTTGTGCTGTTTGCAATCACCATGATAGCTATGATGATTATTGGAACTTCAGGAATAAATACACTTACATCACCGGAACCTCTCTGGTGGGCAATGTTTTTCCTTACAAACCTCATATTTTCATTGATAATTGCATTAGCCGAATTATTTAAAACCCGCGGAATCGGTCTGATTTATGAACCAGTTGAAGAATAA
- a CDS encoding SDR family NAD(P)-dependent oxidoreductase yields MNNDMSGKVTIITGGGKGIGFGIATAFAKAGSNLAITGRTESTLLKAKEELEDKYDVKVLPIVADGGYEDQVKDAIKQITDEYGRIDVLINNAQASKSGLKLVEHTKEDFDLAINSGLYAVFNFMKYAYPYLKESKGSVINFASGAGLFGRDGQSSYAAAKEGIRGMSRVAATEWGCDGININVVCPLVMTAQLEQWREEYPEIYEKTIQGIPLQRFGDAEKDIGGTCLFLASEAASYISGETITLQGGSGLRP; encoded by the coding sequence ATTAACAACGATATGAGTGGAAAAGTAACAATAATAACTGGTGGAGGAAAAGGAATTGGATTTGGTATAGCTACAGCATTTGCAAAAGCAGGGTCAAACCTTGCAATTACAGGTAGAACTGAATCCACACTTTTAAAAGCAAAAGAAGAACTTGAAGACAAATATGATGTAAAAGTATTGCCTATTGTAGCTGACGGCGGATATGAAGACCAGGTAAAAGATGCAATCAAACAGATTACTGATGAATATGGAAGAATTGACGTATTAATAAACAATGCACAAGCTTCCAAATCCGGATTAAAACTTGTAGAACATACAAAAGAAGACTTTGATTTAGCAATTAACTCCGGATTATATGCAGTGTTTAATTTTATGAAATATGCTTATCCATATCTTAAAGAAAGCAAAGGTTCTGTAATCAACTTTGCATCTGGTGCAGGATTGTTTGGAAGAGACGGACAGTCATCATATGCTGCTGCAAAAGAAGGAATCAGAGGTATGTCAAGAGTAGCTGCAACAGAATGGGGTTGCGACGGAATCAACATCAATGTTGTATGTCCTCTTGTAATGACTGCCCAATTAGAACAGTGGAGGGAAGAATATCCTGAAATTTATGAAAAAACAATACAAGGCATACCATTACAAAGATTTGGTGATGCTGAAAAAGATATTGGTGGAACCTGCTTATTTTTAGCATCTGAAGCTGCAAGCTATATCTCCGGAGAAACAATAACTCTCCAAGGCGGATCCGGTTTAAGACCATAA
- a CDS encoding zinc ribbon domain-containing protein yields the protein MSKYCPKCGNELPDDAQFCNECGYSVLVDNNHTDEETPKEVMKTEEAETPKKDADEILFNEAPDKTKSNNDMDSKIFSDKASFNLPKNKILIPVAVIVIIIIGLAIFSSNIFYNPDSISITITDISATGEESDYYYNVNAIFSNLPSNTQGYLLKTTYYDSNGNALASTTEGLNTVDNSEYGSCFAFYNSPKYLAIDHVKVEIIHDGNAIKEATGDFDRNKADFSNDNNTTQS from the coding sequence ATGAGCAAATATTGTCCGAAATGTGGAAATGAACTGCCTGATGATGCACAATTTTGTAATGAATGCGGATATTCTGTTTTAGTTGACAATAATCATACAGATGAAGAAACTCCCAAAGAAGTTATGAAAACTGAAGAAGCTGAAACTCCTAAAAAAGATGCAGATGAAATATTATTTAATGAAGCTCCAGATAAAACTAAATCAAATAATGATATGGATTCTAAAATATTTAGCGACAAAGCTTCATTTAACCTTCCTAAAAACAAAATATTAATTCCTGTTGCAGTTATAGTTATTATAATTATAGGACTGGCTATTTTCAGCAGCAATATATTTTACAATCCCGACAGCATCTCAATAACCATTACTGATATTTCAGCAACCGGTGAGGAAAGCGATTATTATTACAATGTAAATGCTATATTTAGCAATCTTCCGTCAAATACCCAGGGTTACCTTCTGAAAACAACATATTATGACAGTAATGGAAATGCATTAGCTTCTACAACTGAAGGGTTAAATACTGTAGACAACAGCGAATACGGTTCCTGTTTTGCATTTTACAACAGTCCCAAATATTTAGCAATAGATCATGTCAAAGTTGAAATCATACATGACGGCAATGCCATAAAAGAAGCTACAGGTGATTTTGACCGAAACAAAGCAGATTTCTCAAATGACAACAACACCACACAGTCTTAA
- the rbr gene encoding rubrerythrin: MVELKGTKTEANLKAAFAGESQAHTKYEYYASQAKKDGYVQISNIFSETSHNEKEHAKIWFKLLHGGSIQDTASNLKDAAEGENHEWTSMYPTFAKEAREEGFDEIAYLFDAVGAIEKEHNERYDVLLKKVEEGSVFVKEEEIIWICGNCGHIFKGKEAPEKCPVCAHPKAYFEKKADNYL; this comes from the coding sequence ATGGTAGAATTAAAAGGAACAAAAACTGAGGCAAACTTGAAAGCAGCTTTTGCAGGAGAGTCACAGGCACATACTAAATATGAATACTATGCAAGTCAGGCAAAAAAAGATGGCTATGTTCAGATTTCCAATATTTTTTCAGAAACTTCACACAATGAAAAGGAACATGCTAAAATCTGGTTTAAACTATTGCATGGAGGCAGTATTCAGGATACAGCATCCAATCTTAAAGATGCGGCAGAAGGTGAAAATCATGAATGGACAAGTATGTATCCGACTTTTGCAAAAGAAGCTAGAGAAGAAGGATTTGATGAAATAGCTTACTTATTTGATGCAGTAGGAGCTATTGAAAAAGAACACAACGAACGTTACGATGTTTTACTCAAAAAAGTTGAGGAAGGCAGCGTATTTGTAAAAGAAGAAGAAATTATCTGGATTTGCGGAAACTGCGGACATATTTTCAAAGGAAAAGAAGCACCTGAAAAATGTCCTGTCTGCGCTCATCCAAAAGCATACTTTGAAAAAAAGGCAGATAATTATCTCTAG
- a CDS encoding thymidylate synthase — protein MLSINQCYLDFVKKILNQGKETYKDSNHHLKESLGNFYVIDDPLNLKFVAKYQHMTTDMMLNEIKSGKYDIEGCPIKSDALYEYVKSFENSDDQGFVYTYPNRILAHFDVDQFEVMKKRMLHAIGSNRAVAVTYDPKLDQDREDIPCLQFLQCIVRNNELTIHCLFRSNDIFGAFYSNMFFITYIGIKMKEELNKELLGEKVNFGGIHYHSTSGHIYSNDMKAAKKLIAINK, from the coding sequence ATGCTATCTATCAATCAATGTTATTTGGATTTTGTTAAAAAAATCTTAAACCAGGGAAAGGAAACATATAAAGACAGCAACCACCATTTAAAAGAAAGTTTAGGTAATTTTTACGTAATTGATGATCCGTTAAACTTGAAATTTGTGGCAAAATACCAGCATATGACTACTGATATGATGCTAAACGAAATCAAATCAGGAAAGTACGATATTGAAGGCTGTCCTATTAAAAGTGATGCACTCTATGAATATGTTAAGTCATTTGAAAACAGTGACGATCAGGGTTTTGTATACACTTATCCAAACCGAATATTGGCTCATTTTGATGTTGACCAGTTTGAAGTGATGAAAAAAAGAATGTTGCATGCAATTGGAAGTAACCGTGCAGTAGCTGTTACATATGACCCTAAATTGGATCAGGACCGTGAAGACATTCCATGTTTACAGTTCCTGCAATGTATTGTCCGTAACAATGAATTAACAATCCACTGCTTATTCAGGTCCAACGACATCTTTGGAGCTTTCTATTCAAATATGTTTTTTATAACATATATCGGAATTAAAATGAAAGAAGAGCTTAATAAAGAGTTATTAGGTGAAAAAGTAAACTTCGGAGGAATCCATTACCACTCCACCAGCGGCCATATCTACAGCAATGATATGAAAGCTGCTAAAAAATTAATAGCTATTAACAAATAG
- a CDS encoding lectin like domain-containing protein codes for MVKCVNKSIVLFSVFLLLLMIVPSAFASDAVDNQTVISSDEQIEISAVDDGGVIYSHGEDTNVLTGSNDIYFNASAESDGRGTQSSPYKYLQYNRLTSGCTAHFADGTYELDSKKGIYSSMTFMGQSAQNTIIKFNGIAFNVGDGYTLTLKDLTLDHATVKNLGTVSATNVIFKNGVAVDDTSYGYDNAYGGAIYNYVSTDYYGYVTNVPKNTLYNCTFLNNSAMYGGAIYLPYGELSLSNCKFINNSAHWFGGAIASDKDSKISVVGTVFENCRSVDDAGGAIYAFSTDLEVRDSTFNNCSANFAGAICSLNSEILISYSNFTNNLARYEGGAVYKMYGSGTVIKSNFTKNAALNGGALFSDNCTSFEIKNSEFASNAATGFGGAIFSNANPKLTVDGVTFTDNKASYNANMLNQSNFSPIVSSTNNYSLFVYKSLFNGTLPARYNLAENGFVTDVKNQQDSGNCWAFAALASLETCVLKASNKTFNFSVENMKNLIEMYSAYGWKMETNEGGYNGMPMGYLASWLGPVNATLDPFDDKGTLSPLLDSEMHIQNIYVLPARTSYTDNDAIKEAILKYGGLYASYYHSAGYLNSKTNAYYDPYTGNGNHAITVVGWDDDYSKNNFYTAPAGDGAFIVKNSWGSSWGDNGYFYISYYDRVLFAVNKDNQAFTYILNDTVRYTKNYQYDVAGMTDYLITGKKTVWYKNIYNATGNEAIAAVSTFFNTTVDYEISIYVNDVLQLTQNGRHEGSGYYTIPLKEYVPVAVGDIFKIVVKLANPQNGYAAVPISEQLSTTRCYYAPGVSYFSNDGKKWTDLYDYSASAYSHTYNSQVACLKAFTVADMQNTTVTLNNIAPKVQEFSEIIATVTDGKGKMAKIGEVIFSINGTNYTAGVVDGVAKINVYFDEVGDYVISANYKNNGLYNGSFVQKTVSVTKTDVNLTAYIGDIVYGENPIVSINVTSVAGVNVTGDVVLTISGKKYIVNVVNALAVFEIPEMLDAGEYHIDVSYLGSEKYNTADGTADFTVAKKEITMNVTIDKDYRDITVNVNLSEKLDGNLTVLVNNTPYTLSYTNGTGSLIFKNLTYGNYTISAVFTKDNYQTVNVSENVEINSIKTVLEAENVVMYYKDGTRFAVVLRDIYGNPLANMNVTISINGRNYVKQSDENGTASLGLNLESKNYTVVTTFGGNSKYFGTRSNNTVSILSTLISKDIVKYYRNGTQFYATVLDFKGNPLANTTVMFNINGVFYNKTTDENGTAKLNIWLRPGKYIITIFNLVTGEQAGNNVTVLSKIVENYDLVKYYKNASKFSVKILDSQGYPVEGTIVTFNINGVFYYKETDANGIASLAINLRPGKYVITTMYGQYDVGNNVTVLPTLQTSDLKMKYLDGSAFNARVVDGQGNPLANQIVTFNVNGVFYNKVTNDEGIASLNIRLMKGEYIITSIYNGFETGNTIKIQ; via the coding sequence GTGGTCAAATGTGTTAATAAGTCAATTGTACTTTTTTCGGTATTTTTGTTATTATTAATGATTGTTCCATCTGCTTTTGCTAGTGATGCTGTTGATAACCAGACAGTCATTAGCAGTGATGAACAGATTGAAATTTCTGCTGTTGATGACGGTGGAGTTATTTACAGTCATGGTGAAGATACTAACGTTCTTACAGGTTCTAATGATATATATTTCAATGCATCTGCTGAAAGTGACGGGAGAGGAACACAATCCAGTCCATACAAGTACCTGCAGTATAACAGATTAACTTCAGGCTGTACTGCCCATTTCGCAGACGGTACTTATGAGCTGGATTCTAAAAAAGGAATATATTCTTCCATGACTTTCATGGGTCAGAGTGCTCAAAATACTATCATTAAGTTTAATGGTATTGCTTTTAATGTTGGAGATGGCTATACTTTAACTTTAAAAGATTTAACATTGGATCATGCAACTGTTAAGAATTTGGGTACTGTTAGTGCAACTAATGTAATATTTAAAAACGGTGTAGCTGTTGATGATACTTCTTACGGATATGATAATGCATACGGAGGAGCTATCTACAATTATGTCAGTACTGATTATTACGGTTATGTGACTAATGTGCCTAAAAATACATTGTATAATTGTACATTTCTAAATAACAGTGCGATGTATGGGGGAGCCATTTATCTGCCTTACGGGGAATTATCTCTTTCAAATTGTAAGTTTATTAATAACTCTGCACATTGGTTTGGCGGAGCTATAGCTTCTGATAAGGATTCTAAAATTTCTGTTGTCGGCACTGTTTTTGAAAACTGCCGTTCTGTAGATGATGCAGGAGGAGCTATTTATGCATTTTCTACTGATCTGGAAGTTAGAGACAGTACTTTTAATAATTGTTCTGCAAACTTTGCAGGAGCTATCTGTAGTTTAAATTCTGAAATTTTAATTTCTTATTCTAATTTTACAAATAATCTTGCAAGATATGAAGGTGGAGCAGTATATAAAATGTATGGTTCAGGAACTGTTATAAAGTCCAACTTTACTAAAAATGCTGCTTTAAACGGAGGCGCATTATTTAGCGATAACTGTACTTCTTTTGAAATTAAAAACTCTGAATTTGCATCAAATGCAGCAACAGGATTTGGAGGAGCAATATTTTCCAATGCAAATCCTAAACTTACAGTTGATGGAGTTACATTTACTGACAATAAAGCCAGTTACAATGCCAACATGTTAAATCAGTCTAATTTCAGTCCTATTGTATCAAGCACCAATAATTACTCATTATTTGTTTACAAATCATTATTTAATGGTACATTGCCTGCAAGATATAATTTAGCTGAAAATGGTTTTGTAACTGATGTTAAAAATCAGCAGGATTCAGGTAACTGCTGGGCATTTGCAGCACTTGCTTCACTTGAAACCTGTGTTTTAAAAGCAAGCAATAAAACATTTAATTTTTCTGTGGAAAACATGAAAAATTTAATTGAAATGTATTCTGCCTACGGCTGGAAAATGGAAACTAACGAGGGTGGATATAACGGAATGCCGATGGGTTATTTGGCTAGCTGGTTAGGTCCGGTTAATGCTACTTTGGATCCATTTGATGATAAGGGAACTTTATCTCCGCTTTTAGACAGTGAAATGCATATTCAAAACATTTATGTTTTGCCTGCACGTACAAGTTACACTGATAATGATGCTATAAAAGAAGCTATTTTAAAATACGGCGGATTATATGCTTCATATTATCACTCAGCAGGTTATCTTAATTCTAAAACTAATGCTTATTATGATCCATACACAGGTAATGGAAACCATGCAATTACTGTAGTTGGCTGGGATGACGATTATTCAAAAAATAATTTCTATACTGCTCCTGCAGGTGATGGTGCATTTATAGTTAAAAACAGCTGGGGAAGTTCCTGGGGAGATAATGGTTACTTCTACATTTCTTACTATGATAGAGTTTTATTTGCTGTAAATAAAGATAATCAGGCATTTACCTACATTTTAAATGATACTGTAAGATACACCAAAAACTATCAGTACGATGTTGCAGGAATGACTGATTACTTAATAACCGGTAAAAAAACTGTATGGTATAAGAATATTTATAATGCAACAGGTAATGAGGCAATTGCTGCTGTATCAACATTCTTCAATACAACTGTTGATTACGAAATTTCTATTTATGTAAATGATGTATTGCAGCTTACCCAAAACGGCAGACATGAAGGAAGCGGGTATTATACTATTCCATTAAAAGAATATGTTCCTGTAGCTGTTGGGGATATCTTCAAAATTGTTGTAAAACTTGCAAATCCTCAAAACGGATATGCTGCTGTTCCTATTTCAGAACAACTTTCAACAACCAGATGTTATTATGCTCCAGGTGTATCATACTTCAGTAATGACGGTAAAAAATGGACAGATTTATATGATTACTCAGCTTCAGCTTATAGCCACACATATAATTCTCAGGTAGCCTGTCTTAAAGCATTTACTGTTGCTGATATGCAGAATACAACAGTTACTTTAAATAACATTGCTCCTAAAGTTCAGGAGTTCAGTGAAATTATAGCTACTGTAACTGACGGTAAAGGCAAAATGGCTAAAATCGGTGAAGTTATTTTCAGCATTAACGGAACTAATTATACAGCTGGTGTAGTTGACGGTGTTGCAAAGATTAATGTATACTTTGATGAAGTTGGAGATTATGTAATTTCAGCTAACTATAAAAATAACGGATTGTATAACGGATCTTTCGTTCAAAAAACCGTCAGCGTTACCAAAACCGATGTTAATTTAACTGCTTATATTGGCGATATTGTTTATGGTGAAAACCCTATTGTCAGTATTAATGTAACTTCAGTAGCTGGTGTTAATGTAACAGGTGATGTTGTTTTAACAATCAGCGGCAAAAAATATATTGTTAATGTTGTCAACGCTTTGGCTGTATTTGAAATACCTGAAATGTTGGATGCCGGAGAATATCATATTGATGTATCTTATTTGGGCAGTGAAAAATATAATACTGCTGATGGCACTGCTGATTTTACAGTAGCTAAAAAAGAAATCACCATGAATGTAACTATAGATAAAGATTACAGAGACATAACAGTAAATGTTAACTTGTCTGAAAAACTTGATGGAAATTTAACAGTTCTTGTAAATAATACACCTTACACATTATCTTACACTAATGGAACAGGTTCATTAATATTTAAAAACTTAACTTATGGAAATTATACAATCAGTGCAGTTTTCACAAAAGATAACTACCAGACAGTTAATGTATCTGAAAATGTTGAAATAAACTCCATCAAAACAGTTTTAGAAGCAGAAAATGTTGTAATGTATTATAAAGACGGCACAAGATTTGCAGTTGTCCTGAGAGATATTTACGGCAATCCGTTAGCTAATATGAATGTAACCATTTCAATAAACGGCAGAAACTATGTTAAACAAAGCGATGAAAATGGTACTGCTTCTTTAGGCCTTAATTTGGAGAGTAAAAATTATACTGTTGTTACCACATTTGGCGGAAATTCCAAATACTTCGGAACCCGTTCAAACAATACAGTATCTATTTTATCAACACTTATCAGTAAGGATATAGTTAAATACTACAGAAACGGTACACAGTTCTATGCAACTGTTCTGGATTTCAAGGGAAATCCGTTAGCCAATACAACTGTTATGTTTAATATAAATGGTGTATTCTACAATAAAACCACTGATGAAAATGGTACTGCTAAATTAAATATCTGGCTAAGGCCTGGAAAATATATTATTACAATATTTAATTTGGTTACTGGTGAACAGGCAGGCAATAATGTCACTGTATTGTCTAAAATTGTTGAAAATTATGACCTGGTTAAATACTATAAAAATGCTTCAAAATTCTCAGTTAAAATCTTAGACAGTCAGGGATATCCTGTTGAAGGAACTATTGTAACATTCAACATCAACGGTGTATTTTACTACAAAGAAACTGATGCAAATGGTATAGCCAGTTTAGCTATTAATTTAAGACCTGGAAAATATGTAATTACTACTATGTATGGTCAGTATGATGTAGGAAACAATGTTACTGTTCTGCCGACATTACAAACTAGCGATTTAAAAATGAAGTATCTTGATGGTTCAGCATTCAATGCAAGAGTTGTAGACGGTCAGGGAAATCCATTAGCTAATCAGATTGTTACATTTAATGTAAATGGTGTGTTCTATAATAAAGTTACAAATGATGAGGGTATTGCATCCTTAAACATTAGGCTAATGAAAGGGGAATACATCATTACTTCAATATACAATGGATTTGAAACCGGAAATACAATTAAAATTCAATAA